The Phaeobacter porticola genome window below encodes:
- a CDS encoding transglutaminase family protein: protein MACLDILHTTTYRYRQAVSLGPHRLMLRPRETRELRLFSHDLSITPEATLTWAHDVAGNSIATALFDTPTDHLVIESRASLEITAPAWPVFAISASAIEYPFLYSPDEWTDLGALTTPQYDDPDDRFARWAESFIMGRPTDTLSLLKDISNGVFTQISYQSRDDEGTQSPNETLERGWGSCRDFAVLLAEAARRLGLGARIVSGYLSDPQTSLVGSAGSGSTHAWVEIFIPGAGWIAFDPTNRSVGSGNLIPLAVARNIAQVTPVAGTFLGSNSDLLSMEVVVRVENATSPNDSFLAQRGGADIALV, encoded by the coding sequence TTGGCCTGCCTCGACATCCTTCACACTACAACCTACCGATACCGTCAGGCGGTCTCTCTCGGACCGCACAGGTTGATGCTGCGTCCGCGCGAAACGCGGGAACTGCGACTGTTCTCGCACGACCTGTCCATTACTCCCGAGGCCACTCTAACCTGGGCACACGATGTCGCCGGCAATTCCATAGCGACCGCACTCTTTGACACTCCGACAGATCATCTGGTGATCGAGAGCCGCGCAAGTCTGGAGATCACCGCGCCGGCTTGGCCTGTTTTTGCCATCTCCGCTTCTGCCATCGAGTACCCGTTCCTCTATTCGCCCGACGAATGGACGGATCTGGGCGCGCTGACGACACCGCAATACGATGACCCGGACGACCGTTTTGCCCGATGGGCCGAGAGCTTTATAATGGGGCGCCCGACCGACACGCTGTCTCTGCTGAAGGACATCAGCAATGGCGTCTTCACGCAGATTTCCTATCAGAGCCGAGATGACGAAGGTACCCAGTCGCCCAACGAGACTCTCGAAAGGGGATGGGGCTCGTGTCGCGATTTCGCGGTGCTGCTTGCAGAAGCAGCCCGCCGTCTTGGCCTGGGGGCCCGCATCGTCTCGGGCTATCTCTCTGACCCCCAAACAAGCCTCGTTGGGTCGGCGGGTTCAGGATCTACACATGCCTGGGTCGAGATATTCATCCCCGGCGCCGGTTGGATTGCCTTCGATCCAACGAACCGGAGCGTCGGGTCCGGAAACTTAATACCGCTTGCCGTGGCCCGGAACATCGCGCAGGTCACCCCGGTGGCAGGCACGTTCCTTGGTTCGAATTCCGATCTGCTTTCGATGGAAGTAGTGGTGAGGGTGGAGAATGCTACGTCCCCAAACGACTCGTTTCTAGCCCAAAGAGGCGGGGCGGACATCGCCCTTGTCTGA
- a CDS encoding transglutaminase-like domain-containing protein: MRVSIGCRLRYNFPQPTPLIAMLNVHYSRFGDLERADYLVTSPSVPLESYRDGFGNWCTRLLAPAGDFTLSTDGIFRDTGRLDPVFPSAQQHAVEDLPSDTLVFLQGSRYCDTDLLSEEAWRLFETTEPGWSRVQAICDFVHGHVRFDYMQAKATRTASQTMAERQGVCRDFAHLAIALCRCMNIPASYCTGYLSDIGEPLPHPPGDFAAWMEVFLAGEWHMFDPRNNKPRFARILIARGRDAADVPLTQTFGDNILTEFKVWTDELA; this comes from the coding sequence ATGCGGGTCAGCATAGGGTGTCGTCTGCGATACAATTTCCCCCAGCCGACGCCCCTGATCGCGATGCTGAACGTGCACTATTCGCGCTTCGGCGACCTGGAGCGCGCGGACTATCTCGTGACCTCCCCCAGCGTGCCGCTCGAAAGCTACCGGGACGGCTTTGGCAACTGGTGTACTCGCCTCCTGGCTCCGGCGGGCGACTTCACCCTTTCGACGGATGGCATCTTCCGCGACACGGGCCGGCTCGATCCCGTTTTCCCCAGCGCGCAGCAGCACGCGGTTGAGGATCTGCCATCCGATACGCTCGTGTTTCTGCAGGGCAGCCGGTATTGCGATACCGATCTGCTTTCGGAGGAAGCCTGGCGTCTCTTCGAGACCACGGAACCCGGTTGGTCCCGGGTCCAGGCGATCTGTGATTTCGTGCACGGGCATGTCCGCTTCGACTACATGCAGGCGAAAGCGACGCGCACCGCATCGCAGACGATGGCCGAGCGACAGGGCGTCTGCCGTGATTTTGCCCATCTCGCTATCGCCCTGTGCCGCTGCATGAATATTCCGGCAAGTTACTGCACCGGATATCTGAGCGATATCGGTGAACCGCTGCCTCATCCGCCGGGGGACTTTGCCGCGTGGATGGAAGTCTTTCTCGCTGGTGAATGGCACATGTTCGACCCGCGCAACAACAAGCCGAGGTTTGCGAGAATTCTGATCGCGCGCGGCCGCGATGCCGCCGATGTGCCTTTGACCCAGACATTTGGGGACAACATTTTGACGGAATTCAAGGTCTGGACGGATGAATTGGCCTGA
- a CDS encoding alanine/ornithine racemase family PLP-dependent enzyme — protein MSCPRIEVDLAKIRRNTQTLVKRLGPRGIGVTGVTKAVCGHPAIAQAMLDGGAVGLADARISNVQKLRAVGMTGPITLIRTPMLSQADQVVLSCEASYNTEILVISALAAAAIRNGSVHGIVLMVEMGDQRDGILPENLKDIAQQVMQMSGVALKGIGTNFACLNGLAPTALQMAAFCDLANEIEGVCGPFLKIVSGGNSANLTWVLGEHATGRVNDLRLGEAILLGVEPVSGDRIDGMYTDAFTLVAEVIETGAKPPSIPIALIDPTRERLRIVTPSGACARMILAIGHQDTDILGLSMPTGNTLIGATSDHLVIGTPVTPPTVGSEVRFQMSYNALMRAMAAPDINVELMGYPPKRPSRHTQGKVQHLALV, from the coding sequence ATGAGTTGCCCGCGCATCGAAGTGGACCTGGCCAAGATACGTCGCAATACGCAAACACTTGTCAAGCGATTGGGCCCGCGTGGGATCGGCGTCACAGGCGTGACCAAGGCTGTCTGCGGGCATCCTGCGATCGCTCAAGCTATGCTCGATGGCGGGGCCGTGGGGCTTGCAGATGCACGTATCAGCAATGTGCAAAAGCTACGTGCGGTAGGCATGACAGGCCCTATCACTCTGATCCGCACGCCGATGTTAAGCCAGGCCGATCAAGTCGTTCTGTCCTGCGAAGCGAGCTATAACACAGAGATTTTGGTCATTTCGGCACTGGCCGCCGCCGCGATCCGCAATGGTTCAGTCCACGGTATCGTCTTGATGGTCGAGATGGGCGATCAGCGGGACGGGATACTACCCGAGAATCTGAAAGATATTGCGCAGCAGGTCATGCAAATGTCTGGGGTTGCGTTGAAAGGGATTGGCACAAACTTTGCATGCTTGAACGGGCTTGCCCCGACTGCGTTGCAAATGGCCGCTTTTTGCGACCTCGCGAACGAGATCGAGGGGGTGTGCGGCCCTTTCCTCAAGATCGTGTCTGGTGGCAACTCAGCCAACTTGACCTGGGTGCTTGGCGAACACGCGACGGGTCGCGTCAACGACCTGCGTCTGGGTGAGGCGATCCTTCTGGGTGTTGAGCCAGTGTCTGGCGACCGGATCGATGGGATGTACACAGACGCCTTCACGCTTGTCGCAGAAGTTATTGAAACGGGTGCAAAACCTCCGTCTATTCCTATCGCCCTCATCGATCCAACTAGGGAACGACTTCGCATTGTGACACCCAGTGGTGCCTGTGCGCGCATGATCCTTGCGATTGGACATCAGGACACCGACATCCTTGGGCTTTCAATGCCGACTGGAAACACATTGATCGGCGCAACCAGCGACCATCTTGTCATTGGAACGCCCGTCACCCCGCCGACGGTGGGTTCCGAGGTGAGATTCCAGATGAGCTATAATGCGTTGATGCGAGCCATGGCCGCGCCGGACATCAATGTAGAACTCATGGGTTATCCACCCAAACGACCATCACGGCACACCCAAGGCAAGGTCCAACACTTGGCGCTGGTTTGA
- a CDS encoding DUF1611 domain-containing protein — translation METKSTTVDTIRRPIRGPQAPPMKQIKPAGLTSGRQITSSPTAVVYCEGNFAQIDGKTANGLVRHSQAYRILSVIDSTCSGQDSGTVLDAVSNSIPIFGHLDAAVAHETDLPDTLIYGMAPSTGRLSTADRGVVLQAIELGMNIVSGLHEYLSDDDEIANSASERNVTIRDIRKPKPSKDMRLFDGSVAGVKALRIAILGTDCAIGKRTTATVLARAMNAKGIKTVLVGTGQTGLMQGAKYGIAMDAVPPQFCCGELEGAIVAASEAEQPDVILIEGQGALSHPAFCTSAFILRGSQPDAVILQHAPKRAHRCDFPNMPMPSAASEIALIEAFADTKVIGVALNHEGMTEVEITETIAAQSHKLGLPVTDALARPVAHLHAMVVAAYPGLMQGAPVAAI, via the coding sequence ATGGAAACCAAATCTACAACTGTCGATACCATCCGCCGCCCTATTAGGGGACCGCAAGCACCTCCAATGAAACAGATCAAACCCGCAGGCTTGACTTCAGGCAGGCAGATCACATCCTCACCGACGGCGGTCGTCTATTGCGAAGGGAATTTCGCGCAAATCGATGGCAAGACGGCAAATGGCCTTGTGCGCCATTCGCAAGCGTATCGTATCCTTTCTGTCATCGACAGCACCTGTAGCGGCCAAGACAGCGGGACCGTTCTGGATGCTGTCAGCAACAGCATACCTATCTTTGGTCATCTGGACGCCGCAGTTGCCCATGAAACCGACCTTCCCGATACTCTGATCTATGGGATGGCCCCTTCAACAGGGCGTCTCTCGACTGCGGACCGAGGCGTTGTTCTCCAAGCGATTGAGCTTGGCATGAACATCGTGAGCGGGTTGCATGAATATCTGAGCGATGACGATGAAATCGCCAACTCCGCATCTGAACGGAATGTCACGATCCGCGACATCCGCAAGCCGAAACCCAGCAAGGACATGCGCCTGTTCGATGGCAGTGTCGCCGGTGTAAAAGCGCTGCGGATTGCCATTCTGGGAACCGATTGCGCCATTGGAAAGCGGACAACGGCGACCGTATTGGCCCGGGCCATGAACGCGAAGGGTATCAAGACAGTGCTCGTCGGCACAGGCCAAACCGGCCTGATGCAGGGCGCGAAATACGGTATCGCAATGGATGCCGTGCCGCCCCAGTTCTGCTGTGGCGAGCTTGAAGGCGCGATTGTTGCGGCGTCTGAAGCGGAACAACCGGATGTCATTTTGATCGAAGGCCAGGGCGCATTGAGCCATCCTGCGTTTTGCACTTCAGCCTTTATCCTTCGGGGGAGCCAGCCGGACGCGGTCATCCTTCAGCACGCGCCCAAACGTGCACATCGCTGTGACTTTCCCAATATGCCGATGCCTTCTGCCGCCAGTGAGATCGCCTTGATCGAAGCCTTTGCCGATACAAAGGTCATCGGTGTCGCCCTCAATCATGAAGGCATGACAGAGGTCGAAATCACCGAAACCATCGCGGCCCAATCCCACAAACTCGGGTTGCCCGTTACCGATGCATTGGCCAGACCCGTTGCACATCTGCATGCGATGGTGGTCGCTGCATATCCGGGTTTGATGCAAGGGGCGCCCGTGGCCGCGATATGA
- a CDS encoding Crp/Fnr family transcriptional regulator translates to MTSAEHSPLTRKLSAFVALSEVELAVLERLHQRRRSFVAGRDMVHQGQSSQVAYILSAGWVCSYKLQADGTRQIVDFQVPGDFLGLRSVLLRTSDHSFEPIVDIEAVEVLKTDLLAAFAETPRLATAILWAASRDEAMVVEHLVGIGRRDADARMAHFLLELGSRLALVGMGDKEGYDCPLTQYHLADTLGLSAVHVNRVLRQLRESGLVTFRDGQVTFHDHGGLVELADFDPAYLDQTGPLLK, encoded by the coding sequence ATGACATCAGCTGAACACAGCCCTCTGACGCGCAAGCTCTCGGCCTTCGTCGCTCTGTCGGAGGTCGAGCTGGCGGTGCTTGAACGACTGCACCAGCGTCGTCGATCCTTCGTCGCGGGGCGCGATATGGTGCATCAGGGCCAGTCGTCTCAGGTCGCGTATATTCTTTCTGCAGGTTGGGTCTGTTCCTACAAGCTACAGGCCGACGGGACGCGCCAGATCGTGGATTTCCAGGTGCCGGGGGATTTTCTGGGGTTGCGAAGCGTTCTCTTGCGCACGTCGGACCACAGCTTCGAACCCATCGTGGACATCGAGGCCGTCGAAGTCCTGAAGACAGATCTTCTGGCGGCCTTCGCGGAGACCCCACGTCTCGCCACGGCCATTCTGTGGGCAGCATCGCGCGACGAGGCGATGGTCGTGGAGCATCTCGTCGGGATCGGTCGGCGTGATGCGGACGCCCGCATGGCGCATTTCCTGCTGGAGCTGGGATCGAGGCTTGCGCTGGTCGGCATGGGCGACAAGGAAGGCTACGACTGCCCGCTGACGCAGTATCACCTCGCCGATACGCTGGGGCTGAGCGCGGTCCATGTGAACCGCGTCCTGCGCCAGCTTCGCGAGAGTGGACTGGTGACCTTTCGGGACGGACAAGTGACATTTCACGACCATGGTGGGCTGGTGGAACTTGCTGATTTCGATCCGGCCTATCTGGACCAGACCGGGCCGCTCCTGAAATGA
- a CDS encoding co-chaperone GroES, with translation MSFTPLHDRVLVRRIAGDAQTSGGLIIPDTAKEKPQEGEIVAVGAGAKDEDGERIAMEVKAGDRILFGKWSGTEIKLDGEDLMIMKESDILGVMT, from the coding sequence GTGTCGTTCACTCCACTCCACGACCGGGTCCTCGTCCGCCGCATCGCAGGCGACGCGCAGACCTCAGGCGGGCTCATCATCCCCGACACCGCAAAAGAGAAGCCACAGGAAGGTGAGATCGTCGCGGTCGGCGCTGGCGCCAAGGACGAGGACGGCGAGCGCATCGCCATGGAGGTCAAGGCTGGCGACCGGATCCTGTTCGGAAAATGGTCAGGGACCGAAATCAAACTCGACGGCGAAGATCTCATGATCATGAAGGAGAGCGACATTCTCGGCGTCATGACCTGA